One genomic region from Homalodisca vitripennis isolate AUS2020 chromosome 6, UT_GWSS_2.1, whole genome shotgun sequence encodes:
- the LOC124364836 gene encoding uncharacterized protein LOC124364836 — protein sequence MAVAKDKKLKWEPTHKAKPPDGIKSSDYAHAKPFIPSYEHEGRPKMGLLMSNEYARMWHREKEEFERPVVVDSKYLPKKCVIRGLNKKKQNLKAANKENVKKKSK from the exons ATGGCAGTCGCTAAAGATAAGAAGCTGAAGTGGGAGCCCACCCACAAGGCTAAACCTCCGGACGGAATCAAGTCCTCAGACTACGCTCACGCAAAACCGTTCATTCCTTCATACGAACAC GAAGGCAGACCCAAGATGGGGCTTCTGATGAGTAACGAGTACGCGAGAATGTGGCACAGGGAGAAGGAAGAGTTTGAGAGACCGGTGGTGGTGGACAGCAAGTATCTGCCCAAGAAGTGTGTCATCCGCGGGCTCAACAAGAAGAAACAAAATCTAAAGGCGGccaataaagaaaatgtaaaaaagaagtCTAAGTAG